Proteins encoded by one window of Capra hircus breed San Clemente chromosome 8, ASM170441v1, whole genome shotgun sequence:
- the NOL6 gene encoding nucleolar protein 6 has protein sequence MGPAPARAEHHGTAGEPEVMESALEGTGKEGKKESLKKRKMAGSPGEGLLQPVKLSRAELYKEPTNEELSRLRETESLFHSSLLRLQVEELLKEVRLSEKKKERIDAFLREVNQRIMRVPSTPETDLTNQAWLPDGVQVPVHQVPYTVKGRFHFLPPAQVTIVGSYLLGTCIRPDINVDVALTIPREILQDKDGLNQRYFRKRALYLAHLAHHLAKDPLFGSVRFSYPNGCHLKPSLLLRPHGKDERLVTVRLHPCPPPDFFRPCRLLPSKSNVRSAWYRGQSPSGDGSPEPPTPHYNTWLLQDTALESHVQLLSAVLGSASGLKDGVALLKVWLRQRELDKGLGGFSGFLVSMVVAFLVSTRKIHTTMSGYQVLRSTLQFLASSDLTVNGISLCFSSDPSLPALADFHQAFPVVFLDSSGRLNLCADITASTYHQVQHEARLSMALLDSKADDGFQLLLMTPKPMIQAFDHILHIRPLSRLQAACHRLKLWPELQDLGGDYVSAALGPLTTLLEQGLGSRLQLLAHSRPPVSEWDISQEPPKHRDPGVLTLGLILQPEGLTSVLELGPEADQPEAADFRQFWGSRSELRRFQDGAIREAVVWEAASMAQKRLIPHQMVTHLLALHADIPDTCVHYTGGLLDALIQGLKETSSTGEEALAAAVRCYDDLSRLLWGLDGLPLTVSAVQGAHPVLRYTEVFPPTPVRPAHSFYEQLRELASLLPRPDKPCPAYVEPMTVVCHLEGSGQWPQDAEAIRRVRAAFQLRLAELLTQQHGLPCRATATHTDVLKDGFVFRIRVAYQREPQILKETRSPEGMISLRDTPASLRLERDTRQLPLLTSALHGLQQQHPAFSGVARLAKRWVRAQLLGGELTDESLDLVAAALFLHPEPFTPPSSPQVGFLRFLFLISTFDWKNNPLIVNLNNELSVEEQVEIRSVFLATRAKLPVMVIVTPQDRKSSVWTQDGPSPQILHQLVVLAAEALPVLEKQLMDPRGPGDIRTVFRPPLDMYDVLIRLAPRHIPRHRQAVDSPAASFCRGLLSEPGPSSLMPVLGYDPPQLYLAQLREAFGHLALFFYDQHGGEVIGVLWKPTSFQPQPFKASNAKGRMVVSQGREPVMVPNVEAILEDFAILGEGLVQAVEARSERWTV, from the exons ATGGGCCCCGCACCTGCGAGAGCGGAGCATCACGGAACTGCTGGGGAGCCGGAG GTGATGGAGTCAGCTCTGGAAGGCACAGGcaaagaggggaagaaagaatCCTTAAAGAAACGTAAGATGGCTGGGTCTCCAGGGGAGGGCCTCCTGCAGCCTGTGAAGCTCAGCCGGGCAGAACTGTACAAGGAACCTACCAATGAGGAGCTCAGTCGCCTTCGGGAGACTGAGAGTCTGTTCCATTCCAGCTTGCTTCGTTTACAG GTAGAGGAGTTACTAAAGGAAGTGAGGCtgtcagagaagaagaaagagcggATTGATGCTTTCCTACGGGAGGTCAACCAGCGGATCATGAGGGTGCCCTCAACCCCTGAGACAGAT CTGACCAACCAGGCATGGCTCCCAGATGGGGTTCAAGTCCCTGTCCACCAAGTACCCTATACTGTGAAGGGCCGTTTCCAtttcctgcccccagcccaggtCACTATTGTGGGAAGTTACCTTCTGGGCACCTGCATCCGGCCGGACATCAATGTGGATGTGGCACTGACCATACCCAGG GAGATCCTACAGGACAAGGATGGGCTGAACCAGCGCTACTTCCGCAAGCGTGCCCTCTACCTGGCCCACTTGGCTCACCACCTGGCCAAGGACCCACTTTTCGGCAGTGTTCGCTTTTCCTACCCTAATGGCTGCCACCTGAAACCCTCGCTGCTGCTGCGGCCTCACG GGAAGGATGAGCGTTTGGTCACTGTTCGTCTGCATCCCTGCCCTCCACCTGATTTTTTCCGCCCGTGCCGCCTGCTGCCGTCCAAGAGCAATGTGCGCTCTGCCTGGTACCGAGGGCAAAGTCCTTCAGGGGATG GTAGCCCAGAACCCCCAACCCCCCACTACAACACATGGCTCCTGCAGGACACAGCCCTTGAATCCCATGTGCAGCTGCTGTCAGCTGTGCTGGGCTCAGCCTCAGGACTGAAGGATGGGGTGGCACTTCTGAAGGTCTGGCTGCGGCAGCGGGAACTGGACAAG GGCCTGGGAGGATTCAGCGGGTTCCTTGTCTCCATGGTGGTGGCCTTCCTCGTGTCTACACGCAAGATCCACACCACCATGAGTGGCTACCAGGTGTTGAGAAGCACCCTGCAGTTTCTGG CCAGTTCAGATCTGACTGTCAACGGGATCAGTTTATGCTTCAGCTCAGATCCCTCCCTG ccaGCCCTGGCTGACTTCCACCAGGCCTTCCCTGTTGTCTTCCTGGACTCCTCGGGCCGTCTCAACCTCTGTGCTGATATCACTGCCTCCACTTACCACCAG GTGCAGCATGAGGCTCGGTTGTCTATGGCACTGCTGGACAGCAAAGCTGACGATGGATTCCAGCTGCTCTTGATGACTCCCAAACCCATGATCCAGGCTTTTGACCACATCCTGCA CATCCGTCCACTGAGTCGCCTGCAGGCAGCGTGTCACCGGCTGAAGCTGTGGCCAGAGCTACAGGATCTTGGTGGGGACTATGTCTCAGCGGCTTTGGGCCCACTCACCACCCTCCTGGAGCAGGGCCTGGGGTCCCGGCTACAGCTGCTGGCCCACTCTCGGCCTCCAGTCTCAGAG TGGGACATCAGCCAGGAGCCACCGAAGCACAGAGATCCAGGCGTCCTGACCCTGGGGTTGATCCTCCAGCCTGAGGGGCTGACCAGTGTTCTTGAGCTGGGTCCTGAGGCTGACCAGCCTGAG GCCGCCGACTTCCGCCAGTTCTGGGGCTCTCGCTCCGAGCTTCGGCGTTTCCAGGATGGAGCCATCCGGGAAGCTGTGGTCTGGGAGGCTGCCTCTATGGCCCAGAAGCGTCTCATTCCCCACCAAATGGTCACTCATCTCTTGGCACT CCACGCTGACATTCCAGATACCTGTGTTCACTATACGGGGGGCCTCCTGGATGCACTGATCCAAGGCCTGAAAGAG ACCTCCAGCACCGGTGAGGAGGCCCTGGCAGCTGCAGTGCGTTGCTACGATGACCTCAGCCGCCTGCTGTGGGGCCTGGATGGCCTGCCGCTGACCGTGTCTGCCGTGCAGGGAGCTCACCCTGTGCTGCGCTATACTGAG GTGTTCCCACCAACCCCAGTCCGTCCAGCCCACTCCTTCTATGAGCAGCTGCGAGAGCTGGCCTCACTGTTGCCCCGGCCTGACAAGCCCTGCCCAGCCTACGTGGAGCCCATGACTG TGGTGTGTCACCTGGAGGGCAGTGGGCAGTGGCCCCAGGATGCCGAGGCCATTCGCAGGGTCCGGGCTGCCTTCCAGCTGCGCCTGGCGGAGCTGCTGACTCAGCAGCATGGGCTGCCATGCCGCGCCACAGCCACGCACACCGACGTCCTCAAG GATGGGTTTGTGTTCCGGATCCGTGTGGCCTACCAGCGGGAGCCGCAGATCCTGAAAGAGACGCGGAGCCCCGAAGGGATGATCTCACTGAGGGACACCCCCGCCTCCCTCCGCCTCGAGAGGGATACGAGGCAGTTGCCCCTGCTCACCAGCGCCTTGCATGG GCTCCAGCAGCAGCACCCAGCCTTTTCGGGTGTGGCTCGGCTGGCCAAGCGGTGGGTGCGTGCCCAGCTCCTGGGTGGGGAGCTCACCGATGAGAGCCTGGACCTGGTGGCTGCTGCCCTTTTCCTGCACCCTGAGCCCTTCACCCCTCCCAG CTCCCCCCAGGTGGGCTTCCTTCGGTTCCTTTTCCTGATATCAACCTTCGACTGGAAGAACAACCCCCTAATTGTCAACCTCAACAATGAGCTCAGTG TGGAAGAGCAGGTGGAGATCCGCAGTGTCTTCCTGGCAACCCGGGCAAAGCTCCCCGTCATGGTCATCGTTACCCCCCAAGATCGCAAAAGCTCTGTGTGGACACAAGATGGACCCTCGCCCCAG ATCCTCCACCAGCTGGTGGTCCTGGCAGCCGAGGCCTTGCCTGTCCTAGAGAAGCAGCTTATGGATCCCCGGGGGCCTGGAGACATCAGG ACCGTGTTCCGACCACCATTGGACATGTACGACGTGCTGATCCGCCTGGCTCCCCGCCACATCCCCCGGCACCGCCAGGCCGTGGACTCACCGGCTGCCTCATTCTGCCGGGGCCTGCTCAGTGAGCCAGGGCCCTCCTCTCTCATGCCCGTGCTGGGCTATGATCCACCTCAGCTCTACCTGGCACAGCTCAGG